In Thermococcus stetteri, the following proteins share a genomic window:
- a CDS encoding 7-cyano-7-deazaguanine synthase, which translates to MKAVALLSSGIDSPVAVYLMLRKGIEITPIHFRQDPVKEEKVLEILEVLRRYGKLNDPIVVDFSEEHVLAFEKLKELGKGRYTCVLCKWLMIRKACRISHKIGASAIITGDSLGQVASQTLDNLMAVSTASDLPILRPLIGFDKEEIVRIAREIGTFDISSREEPTCPFTPKYPIIRASPAEFLKILKEMDVLSI; encoded by the coding sequence ATGAAAGCCGTAGCCCTGCTCAGCTCCGGTATAGACTCACCGGTTGCGGTATACCTGATGCTGAGGAAGGGGATTGAGATAACCCCCATCCACTTCAGGCAGGATCCTGTGAAGGAGGAGAAGGTTTTAGAGATACTCGAAGTTCTAAGGCGCTATGGAAAGCTCAACGATCCTATTGTCGTTGACTTCTCGGAAGAGCACGTTCTGGCCTTTGAGAAGCTGAAAGAACTCGGAAAAGGCAGATACACATGCGTCCTCTGTAAGTGGCTGATGATTAGGAAAGCCTGCAGAATCAGCCATAAAATCGGCGCAAGTGCTATAATAACTGGCGATTCCCTTGGACAGGTTGCCTCCCAGACCCTTGACAACCTGATGGCCGTGAGCACGGCCAGCGACCTCCCTATCCTGAGGCCGCTCATAGGGTTTGATAAGGAGGAGATAGTGAGAATAGCAAGGGAGATAGGAACATTCGACATAAGCTCGAGGGAAGAGCCAACTTGCCCATTCACTCCAAAATACCCAATTATAAGGGCGTCGCCGGCGGAATTTCTGAAAATCCTAAAAGAGATGGACGTGTTATCTATCTAA
- a CDS encoding phosphatase PAP2 family protein gives MRDRLYESIRSRITKDILVRLNAFLLSYFGWMFFTILYGYIGKWSVDVTSEFLKLPFTSKDFILSVMATTKSIPILYNTMQAVYYIGFSGSIAFMVFYLLIYLKDFQTSDELLARYFMAYAAAGAMYLTFHIYAPHYVYHIPGYNTNTLLTRQEFVLPSLHNTFAAIHIITVWKYRKRLGGKILLAINTLIPFVTVLLIHHWIYDVLAGFLLAGVISSLTDGWIAKIPKTLYQLELKSLSMVTMVNILLAAFLLLFALQPQRWLLLLRTVLSQP, from the coding sequence GTGAGAGACCGCCTGTACGAGAGCATCAGGTCAAGGATCACCAAAGACATCCTTGTGCGGCTAAATGCATTTCTCCTAAGTTACTTTGGGTGGATGTTTTTCACTATCCTGTACGGCTACATCGGGAAATGGAGCGTTGACGTGACGAGCGAGTTCCTAAAGCTCCCATTCACTTCCAAGGACTTCATACTAAGCGTGATGGCAACGACAAAAAGCATTCCAATTCTATACAATACCATGCAGGCCGTTTACTACATTGGGTTCTCTGGCTCAATAGCGTTTATGGTCTTCTACCTGCTGATCTACCTGAAGGACTTCCAGACTTCCGACGAACTCCTTGCAAGGTATTTTATGGCATATGCAGCGGCGGGTGCAATGTACTTAACGTTCCACATATACGCACCTCACTACGTCTACCATATCCCCGGGTACAACACGAATACCCTCTTAACAAGGCAGGAGTTCGTGTTGCCATCACTCCACAACACCTTCGCGGCAATCCATATAATCACAGTATGGAAATACCGGAAAAGGCTAGGGGGGAAGATCCTTTTAGCCATTAACACCCTTATTCCGTTCGTAACAGTGCTGTTAATCCATCACTGGATATACGATGTCCTCGCGGGCTTCCTTCTCGCGGGGGTTATCTCCTCCCTAACCGATGGATGGATTGCGAAAATACCCAAGACCCTCTATCAGCTTGAGTTAAAGTCTCTAAGCATGGTGACTATGGTAAACATCCTGTTGGCGGCATTTCTGCTACTCTTCGCCTTACAGCCTCAGCGGTGGCTTCTCCTATTAAGAACCGTACTAAGCCAACCATGA
- a CDS encoding glycosyltransferase family 2 protein yields the protein MMGNMRISVVIPAYNEEKRLPRVLERIPDFVDEVIVVDDGSSDATYLSALSFSEKDPRVRAFRLKRNCGKGCAMREGVKHALGDVVVFMDADGQHLPEEIKKLVKPIVEGRADLVIGARKVEVQGKRPLHRRLSNIITTRLIRLKLGTYVYDTQSGFRAYRREFLPEIEGDRYEVETEMLIKAAKMGARIVEVPVSMIYGVETGHFKFEDVVRFLVALIKW from the coding sequence ATGATGGGTAACATGAGGATAAGCGTAGTGATCCCGGCATACAACGAAGAGAAACGGCTACCCAGGGTGCTTGAGAGAATTCCGGACTTCGTTGATGAGGTTATTGTGGTCGACGACGGTTCCTCCGATGCCACTTATCTCTCTGCTCTCTCCTTTTCGGAGAAAGATCCTAGGGTTAGGGCTTTCAGGCTTAAAAGGAACTGCGGCAAGGGCTGTGCCATGAGGGAGGGCGTTAAACATGCCCTTGGGGATGTCGTTGTCTTTATGGACGCTGACGGCCAGCACCTTCCAGAGGAAATAAAAAAGCTCGTGAAGCCAATAGTTGAGGGTAGGGCAGACCTCGTAATCGGCGCAAGAAAGGTAGAGGTGCAGGGTAAGAGGCCGCTCCACAGGCGGCTGAGCAATATAATAACGACGAGACTCATCAGGCTGAAACTGGGAACCTACGTTTACGACACCCAGAGCGGTTTCAGGGCTTACAGGAGGGAGTTTCTGCCGGAGATAGAGGGCGACCGCTACGAGGTAGAAACCGAGATGCTTATAAAGGCAGCTAAAATGGGGGCGAGGATAGTTGAAGTACCGGTAAGCATGATATATGGCGTTGAGACCGGCCACTTTAAATTTGAGGATGTTGTGCGATTCTTGGTGGCTCTGATTAAATGGTAA